In Zalophus californianus isolate mZalCal1 chromosome 4, mZalCal1.pri.v2, whole genome shotgun sequence, the following proteins share a genomic window:
- the RHPN1 gene encoding rhophilin-1 isoform X2, producing the protein MIPEERPDGPGAGEESARLEEAGSVRKGSDPLAQIPRGRPQSRRARVHQQITKELRMRTGAENLYRATSNAWVRETVALELSYVNSSLQLLKEELEELNGSSVEADRPESEGITVPLIPLGLKETRELDWSTPLKELISGHFGEDSASYEAEIKELGDLRQAIRTPNRSEVGLELLMAYYNQLCFLDARFVAPPGNLGLLFHWYDSLTGVPAQQRALAFEKGSVLFNIGALHTQIGARQDRSCPEGTRRAVEAFQKAAGAFSLLRENFSGAPSPDMSPASLSMLEGLMTAQAQECIFEGLLLPSPEAPQDCLAQLRLAQEAAQVAAEYRQVHQTMTQPPVRDYVPFPWTTLVHVKAEYFCALAHYHAAVALCDSPPAEEDFPVLPQAFLGPPATSEPWGAVFPQEQEERRNLGKAHLKRSILGQEEALRLHAVCRALRRVDLLQAVLAQALQRSLAKYSELDREDDFLETAEAPDIQPKTQQKPEVRAPSFSRVKVTDIFQRLGPLSVFSAKNHWRLAGPVRVTRGEAGFGLTLRGDAPVLVAAVMPGGPAAAAGLQEGDYIVSLNGQPCKWWRHAEVVARLKGVGDEGVSLQVVTLLPRAEPPGTGHHRPALGGLLRIQKECGWGTPAPARASPRCFLGWSRKAKPTGRLSPQP; encoded by the exons ATGATCCCCGAGGAGAGGCCGGACGGCCCGGGCGCCGGCGAGGAGAGCGcgaggctggaggaggcaggcagcGTTCGCAAG GGCTCTGACCCCCTGGCCCAGATACCACGTGGCCGCCCTCAGAGCCGCAGGGCCCGGGTCCACCAGCAGATCACCAAGGAGCTGCGGATGCGAACGGGTGCCGAGAACCTCTATAG AGCCACCAGCAATGCCTGGGTCAGGGAGACAGTGGCCCTGGAGCTGAGCTACGTCAACTCCAGCCTGCAGTTGCTGAAGGAGGAACTGGAGGAGCTCAACGGCAGCAGTGTGGAGGCTGACCGGCctgagag TGAAGGAATCACTGTGCCTCTGATCCCCCTGGGGCTGAAGGAGACCAGGGAGCTGGACTGGTCCACCCCGCTGAAG gAGCTGATCTCTGGGCACTTTGGAGAGGACAGTGCCTCCTACGAGGCCGAAATCAAGGAGCTGGGAGACCTGCGGCAG GCCATTCGGACCCCCAACCGGAGTGAGGTGGGCCTGGAGCTGCTCATGGCCTACTACAACCAGCTCTGCTTCCTGGACGCGCGCTTCGTCGCCCCTCCCGGGAACCTCGGGCTACTCTTCCACTG GTACGACTCGCTCACGGGCGTCCCGGCCCAGCAGCGGGCCCTGGCCTTCGAGAAGGGCAGTGTGCTTTTCAACATTGGGGCCCTCCACACCCAGATCGGGGCTCGCCAGGACCGCTCCTGCCCCGAGGGCACCAGGCGCGCTGTCGAGGCCTTTCAGAAGGCTGCTG GGGCCTTCAGCCTCCTGAGGGAGAACTTTTCTGGAGCACCCAGCCCTGACATGAGCCCAGCCTCGCTCTCCATGCTGGAGGGACTCATGACTGCCCAGGCCCAAGAGTGCATCTTTGAGGGTCTCTTGCTGCCGTCTCCTGAAGCCCCCCAGGATTGCCTGGCCCAGCTACGCCTGGCTCAGGAGGCAGCCCAG GTGGCAGCTGAGTACAGGCAGGTGCACCAGACCATGACCCAGCCACCTGTCCGAGACTATGTGCCCTTCCCCTGGACCACCCTGGTGCACGTCAAGGCGGAGTACTTCTGCGCCCTGGCCCACTACCATGCAGCCGTGGCCCTCTGCGACAGCCCCC CAGCCGAGGAGGACTTCCCAGTGCTGCCGCAGGCCTTCCTTGGGCCCCCGGCCACGTCGGAGCCGTGGGGCGCTGTGTTTCCTCAGGAGCAGGAGGAGCGCAGGAATCTGG GCAAGGCCCACCTGAAGCGCAGCATCCTGGGCCAGGAGGAGGCGCTGCGGCTGCACGCCGTGTGCCGGGCCCTGCGCAGGGTGGACCTGCTACAGGCTGTGCTGGCCCAGGCACTGCAGCGCTCGCTGGCCAAGTACTCGGAGCTTGACCGCGAGGACGACTTCTTGGAGACCGCCGAGGCTCCTGACATCCAGC CTAAAACACAGCAGAAGCCAGAGGTCAGGGCGCCCAGCTTCTCCAGGGTGAAGGTGACCGATATCTTCCAGCGGCTG gggcccctgtcAGTGTTTTCGGCCAAGAACCACTGGCGGCTGGCCGGGCCTGTGCGCGTGACCCGCGGAGAGGCCGGCTTTGGGCTCACGCTGCGCGGAGACGCGCCTGTCCTCGTTGCCGCTGTCATGCCCGGGGGCCCGGCCGCG GCAGCCGGCCTGCAGGAGGGCGACTACATTGTGTCCCTGAATGGGCAGCCCTGCAAGTGGTGGAGGCACGCCGAGGTGGTGGCGAGGCTGAAGGGCGTGGGTGACGAGGGTGTGAGCCTGCAGGTGGTCACGCTGCTGCCCAGGGCGGAGCCCCCTGGCACG GGGCACCACCGGCCAGCCCTGGGAGGGCTCCTGAGGATCCAGAAGGAGTGTGGGTGGGGGACACCAGCTCCTGCACGAGCCAGCCCCAGGTGCTTCCTTGGCTGGAGCCGCAAGGCCAAGCCCACAGGGAGGCTGTCCCCACAGCCCTGA
- the RHPN1 gene encoding rhophilin-1 isoform X3, translating into MIPEERPDGPGAGEESARLEEAGSVRKGSDPLAQIPRGRPQSRRARVHQQITKELRMRTGAENLYRATSNAWVRETVALELSYVNSSLQLLKEELEELNGSSVEADRPESEGITVPLIPLGLKETRELDWSTPLKELISGHFGEDSASYEAEIKELGDLRQAIRTPNRSEVGLELLMAYYNQLCFLDARFVAPPGNLGLLFHWYDSLTGVPAQQRALAFEKGSVLFNIGALHTQIGARQDRSCPEGTRRAVEAFQKAAGAFSLLRENFSGAPSPDMSPASLSMLEGLMTAQAQECIFEGLLLPSPEAPQDCLAQLRLAQEAAQVAAEYRQVHQTMTQPPVRDYVPFPWTTLVHVKAEYFCALAHYHAAVALCDSPPAAEEDFPVLPQAFLGPPATSEPWGAVFPQEQEERRNLGKAHLKRSILGQEEALRLHAVCRALRRVDLLQAVLAQALQRSLAKYSELDREDDFLETAEAPDIQPKTQQKPEVRAPSFSRVKVTDIFQRLAAGLQEGDYIVSLNGQPCKWWRHAEVVARLKGVGDEGVSLQVVTLLPRAEPPGTGHHRPALGGLLRIQKECGWGTPAPARASPRCFLGWSRKAKPTGRLSPQP; encoded by the exons ATGATCCCCGAGGAGAGGCCGGACGGCCCGGGCGCCGGCGAGGAGAGCGcgaggctggaggaggcaggcagcGTTCGCAAG GGCTCTGACCCCCTGGCCCAGATACCACGTGGCCGCCCTCAGAGCCGCAGGGCCCGGGTCCACCAGCAGATCACCAAGGAGCTGCGGATGCGAACGGGTGCCGAGAACCTCTATAG AGCCACCAGCAATGCCTGGGTCAGGGAGACAGTGGCCCTGGAGCTGAGCTACGTCAACTCCAGCCTGCAGTTGCTGAAGGAGGAACTGGAGGAGCTCAACGGCAGCAGTGTGGAGGCTGACCGGCctgagag TGAAGGAATCACTGTGCCTCTGATCCCCCTGGGGCTGAAGGAGACCAGGGAGCTGGACTGGTCCACCCCGCTGAAG gAGCTGATCTCTGGGCACTTTGGAGAGGACAGTGCCTCCTACGAGGCCGAAATCAAGGAGCTGGGAGACCTGCGGCAG GCCATTCGGACCCCCAACCGGAGTGAGGTGGGCCTGGAGCTGCTCATGGCCTACTACAACCAGCTCTGCTTCCTGGACGCGCGCTTCGTCGCCCCTCCCGGGAACCTCGGGCTACTCTTCCACTG GTACGACTCGCTCACGGGCGTCCCGGCCCAGCAGCGGGCCCTGGCCTTCGAGAAGGGCAGTGTGCTTTTCAACATTGGGGCCCTCCACACCCAGATCGGGGCTCGCCAGGACCGCTCCTGCCCCGAGGGCACCAGGCGCGCTGTCGAGGCCTTTCAGAAGGCTGCTG GGGCCTTCAGCCTCCTGAGGGAGAACTTTTCTGGAGCACCCAGCCCTGACATGAGCCCAGCCTCGCTCTCCATGCTGGAGGGACTCATGACTGCCCAGGCCCAAGAGTGCATCTTTGAGGGTCTCTTGCTGCCGTCTCCTGAAGCCCCCCAGGATTGCCTGGCCCAGCTACGCCTGGCTCAGGAGGCAGCCCAG GTGGCAGCTGAGTACAGGCAGGTGCACCAGACCATGACCCAGCCACCTGTCCGAGACTATGTGCCCTTCCCCTGGACCACCCTGGTGCACGTCAAGGCGGAGTACTTCTGCGCCCTGGCCCACTACCATGCAGCCGTGGCCCTCTGCGACAGCCCCC CAGCAGCCGAGGAGGACTTCCCAGTGCTGCCGCAGGCCTTCCTTGGGCCCCCGGCCACGTCGGAGCCGTGGGGCGCTGTGTTTCCTCAGGAGCAGGAGGAGCGCAGGAATCTGG GCAAGGCCCACCTGAAGCGCAGCATCCTGGGCCAGGAGGAGGCGCTGCGGCTGCACGCCGTGTGCCGGGCCCTGCGCAGGGTGGACCTGCTACAGGCTGTGCTGGCCCAGGCACTGCAGCGCTCGCTGGCCAAGTACTCGGAGCTTGACCGCGAGGACGACTTCTTGGAGACCGCCGAGGCTCCTGACATCCAGC CTAAAACACAGCAGAAGCCAGAGGTCAGGGCGCCCAGCTTCTCCAGGGTGAAGGTGACCGATATCTTCCAGCGGCTG GCAGCCGGCCTGCAGGAGGGCGACTACATTGTGTCCCTGAATGGGCAGCCCTGCAAGTGGTGGAGGCACGCCGAGGTGGTGGCGAGGCTGAAGGGCGTGGGTGACGAGGGTGTGAGCCTGCAGGTGGTCACGCTGCTGCCCAGGGCGGAGCCCCCTGGCACG GGGCACCACCGGCCAGCCCTGGGAGGGCTCCTGAGGATCCAGAAGGAGTGTGGGTGGGGGACACCAGCTCCTGCACGAGCCAGCCCCAGGTGCTTCCTTGGCTGGAGCCGCAAGGCCAAGCCCACAGGGAGGCTGTCCCCACAGCCCTGA
- the RHPN1 gene encoding rhophilin-1 isoform X1: MIPEERPDGPGAGEESARLEEAGSVRKGSDPLAQIPRGRPQSRRARVHQQITKELRMRTGAENLYRATSNAWVRETVALELSYVNSSLQLLKEELEELNGSSVEADRPESEGITVPLIPLGLKETRELDWSTPLKELISGHFGEDSASYEAEIKELGDLRQAIRTPNRSEVGLELLMAYYNQLCFLDARFVAPPGNLGLLFHWYDSLTGVPAQQRALAFEKGSVLFNIGALHTQIGARQDRSCPEGTRRAVEAFQKAAGAFSLLRENFSGAPSPDMSPASLSMLEGLMTAQAQECIFEGLLLPSPEAPQDCLAQLRLAQEAAQVAAEYRQVHQTMTQPPVRDYVPFPWTTLVHVKAEYFCALAHYHAAVALCDSPPAAEEDFPVLPQAFLGPPATSEPWGAVFPQEQEERRNLGKAHLKRSILGQEEALRLHAVCRALRRVDLLQAVLAQALQRSLAKYSELDREDDFLETAEAPDIQPKTQQKPEVRAPSFSRVKVTDIFQRLGPLSVFSAKNHWRLAGPVRVTRGEAGFGLTLRGDAPVLVAAVMPGGPAAAAGLQEGDYIVSLNGQPCKWWRHAEVVARLKGVGDEGVSLQVVTLLPRAEPPGTGHHRPALGGLLRIQKECGWGTPAPARASPRCFLGWSRKAKPTGRLSPQP, encoded by the exons ATGATCCCCGAGGAGAGGCCGGACGGCCCGGGCGCCGGCGAGGAGAGCGcgaggctggaggaggcaggcagcGTTCGCAAG GGCTCTGACCCCCTGGCCCAGATACCACGTGGCCGCCCTCAGAGCCGCAGGGCCCGGGTCCACCAGCAGATCACCAAGGAGCTGCGGATGCGAACGGGTGCCGAGAACCTCTATAG AGCCACCAGCAATGCCTGGGTCAGGGAGACAGTGGCCCTGGAGCTGAGCTACGTCAACTCCAGCCTGCAGTTGCTGAAGGAGGAACTGGAGGAGCTCAACGGCAGCAGTGTGGAGGCTGACCGGCctgagag TGAAGGAATCACTGTGCCTCTGATCCCCCTGGGGCTGAAGGAGACCAGGGAGCTGGACTGGTCCACCCCGCTGAAG gAGCTGATCTCTGGGCACTTTGGAGAGGACAGTGCCTCCTACGAGGCCGAAATCAAGGAGCTGGGAGACCTGCGGCAG GCCATTCGGACCCCCAACCGGAGTGAGGTGGGCCTGGAGCTGCTCATGGCCTACTACAACCAGCTCTGCTTCCTGGACGCGCGCTTCGTCGCCCCTCCCGGGAACCTCGGGCTACTCTTCCACTG GTACGACTCGCTCACGGGCGTCCCGGCCCAGCAGCGGGCCCTGGCCTTCGAGAAGGGCAGTGTGCTTTTCAACATTGGGGCCCTCCACACCCAGATCGGGGCTCGCCAGGACCGCTCCTGCCCCGAGGGCACCAGGCGCGCTGTCGAGGCCTTTCAGAAGGCTGCTG GGGCCTTCAGCCTCCTGAGGGAGAACTTTTCTGGAGCACCCAGCCCTGACATGAGCCCAGCCTCGCTCTCCATGCTGGAGGGACTCATGACTGCCCAGGCCCAAGAGTGCATCTTTGAGGGTCTCTTGCTGCCGTCTCCTGAAGCCCCCCAGGATTGCCTGGCCCAGCTACGCCTGGCTCAGGAGGCAGCCCAG GTGGCAGCTGAGTACAGGCAGGTGCACCAGACCATGACCCAGCCACCTGTCCGAGACTATGTGCCCTTCCCCTGGACCACCCTGGTGCACGTCAAGGCGGAGTACTTCTGCGCCCTGGCCCACTACCATGCAGCCGTGGCCCTCTGCGACAGCCCCC CAGCAGCCGAGGAGGACTTCCCAGTGCTGCCGCAGGCCTTCCTTGGGCCCCCGGCCACGTCGGAGCCGTGGGGCGCTGTGTTTCCTCAGGAGCAGGAGGAGCGCAGGAATCTGG GCAAGGCCCACCTGAAGCGCAGCATCCTGGGCCAGGAGGAGGCGCTGCGGCTGCACGCCGTGTGCCGGGCCCTGCGCAGGGTGGACCTGCTACAGGCTGTGCTGGCCCAGGCACTGCAGCGCTCGCTGGCCAAGTACTCGGAGCTTGACCGCGAGGACGACTTCTTGGAGACCGCCGAGGCTCCTGACATCCAGC CTAAAACACAGCAGAAGCCAGAGGTCAGGGCGCCCAGCTTCTCCAGGGTGAAGGTGACCGATATCTTCCAGCGGCTG gggcccctgtcAGTGTTTTCGGCCAAGAACCACTGGCGGCTGGCCGGGCCTGTGCGCGTGACCCGCGGAGAGGCCGGCTTTGGGCTCACGCTGCGCGGAGACGCGCCTGTCCTCGTTGCCGCTGTCATGCCCGGGGGCCCGGCCGCG GCAGCCGGCCTGCAGGAGGGCGACTACATTGTGTCCCTGAATGGGCAGCCCTGCAAGTGGTGGAGGCACGCCGAGGTGGTGGCGAGGCTGAAGGGCGTGGGTGACGAGGGTGTGAGCCTGCAGGTGGTCACGCTGCTGCCCAGGGCGGAGCCCCCTGGCACG GGGCACCACCGGCCAGCCCTGGGAGGGCTCCTGAGGATCCAGAAGGAGTGTGGGTGGGGGACACCAGCTCCTGCACGAGCCAGCCCCAGGTGCTTCCTTGGCTGGAGCCGCAAGGCCAAGCCCACAGGGAGGCTGTCCCCACAGCCCTGA